In the genome of Nitrospira japonica, one region contains:
- a CDS encoding DUF5666 domain-containing protein produces the protein MVRYLFMATLVLFCSATAFAHGSGQHVLGTVTEIDRDHIQVKTQKGGTVTVKVTKDTHFKEKGNPNSSELPAAGDRVVIDAVKEKKGLTATEVHFSPAKKAAAATVPAPQPAH, from the coding sequence ATGGTTCGATATCTGTTCATGGCCACACTCGTTCTGTTCTGTTCCGCCACCGCCTTCGCACACGGCTCCGGCCAGCATGTGCTCGGCACCGTGACTGAAATCGACCGCGACCACATTCAGGTGAAAACGCAGAAAGGCGGAACCGTGACGGTCAAGGTGACGAAGGACACCCACTTCAAGGAGAAGGGCAATCCAAATTCGTCGGAGTTGCCCGCTGCGGGAGACCGCGTGGTGATCGATGCGGTCAAGGAGAAGAAGGGCCTGACCGCGACCGAAGTCCACTTCTCGCCGGCGAAGAAAGCCGCGGCGGCGACCGTCCCGGCTCCGCAGCCCGCTCACTAA
- a CDS encoding ribonucleoside-diphosphate reductase subunit alpha produces MPSEPTESIESLAVSDSPLSPHGGNDEVSSQHTMRVKKRNGSTEPVDVMKIVRAVERCCGGLSDIDPLRIATKTISGLYDGATTRELDRLSIQTAAALIVEEPQYARLAARLLATYIDKEVRNQEIHAFSQSVAAGYRLGLVNERLQHFVSQNSRKLNDALDPKRDREFEYFGLRTVYDRYLLKHPATRQVIETPQQFFLRIACALSETVSDALELYRLLSSLEYLPSSPTLFNAGTKHEQLSSCFLLDSPDDHLEHIYQRYTDVAMLSKFSGGIGLAYHRVRSRGSLIESTNGHSNGIIPWLKTLDASVAAVNQGGKRKGACCVYLEPWHADVEEFLELRDNTGDEASRTHNLNLANWIPDLFMRRVEADADWSLFDPKTVPELPDLYGEEFERAYVRAEEAGLAVKAIKARELYARMMRTLAQTGNGWMTFKDKSNRACNQTALPGRTVHLSNLCTEILEVTSRDETAVCNLGSINLARHTAAGSDGAVSFDFEKMGRTVRCAVYQLDRVIDLNYYPITAARSSNLRWRPVGLGVMGLQDVLFQMRLSFDAPEARALSARIAEDIYYHALSASVDLAITKGRHPAFEDTRAARGELQFDAWGIEPSDPARWSALRTRIATHGLRNSLLVAIAPTATIASIAGCYECIEPQVSNLFKRETLSGDFLQVNRYLVADLKRLGLWNSETRARLKLAEGSAQGLNELPSDLRTLYRTAWEIPMRSLIDMAADRGAFIDQSQSLNLFIENPNIGQLSSMYFYGWKKGLKTTYYLRSRPATRIAKATVDAAPQKSPGERGTDAVACSLENPGSCEACQ; encoded by the coding sequence ATGCCCAGTGAACCAACCGAGAGCATCGAGAGTCTCGCCGTCTCAGATTCACCCCTCTCTCCACATGGCGGGAACGATGAGGTGTCTTCCCAGCACACCATGCGGGTGAAGAAGCGCAACGGGTCGACGGAACCGGTCGACGTCATGAAGATCGTCCGTGCCGTGGAGCGCTGCTGCGGCGGCCTCTCGGACATCGATCCGCTTCGGATCGCGACCAAGACCATCAGCGGCCTGTACGACGGGGCGACGACGCGCGAACTCGACCGGCTTTCGATCCAGACGGCTGCTGCCCTGATCGTGGAGGAACCCCAGTACGCAAGACTCGCCGCCCGGTTGCTGGCGACTTACATCGACAAGGAGGTGCGGAATCAGGAGATCCACGCGTTCTCCCAGTCCGTCGCCGCCGGGTATCGCCTGGGATTGGTGAACGAGCGGCTTCAACACTTCGTCTCGCAAAACAGCCGCAAGTTGAACGATGCGCTCGATCCGAAGCGGGACCGTGAGTTCGAATATTTCGGGTTGCGTACCGTGTACGACCGGTATTTGCTCAAACACCCGGCGACCCGGCAAGTGATCGAGACGCCGCAGCAGTTCTTCCTGCGCATCGCCTGCGCGCTGTCAGAGACCGTCTCCGACGCGCTGGAACTGTACCGGTTGTTGTCATCTTTGGAATACCTTCCGAGCTCGCCGACCCTGTTCAATGCCGGGACGAAGCACGAGCAGTTGTCGAGCTGCTTCTTGCTCGATTCGCCCGACGACCACCTCGAGCATATCTATCAACGCTACACGGACGTGGCGATGCTGTCGAAGTTCTCGGGAGGCATCGGTCTGGCGTATCATCGTGTGCGCTCGCGCGGCTCCTTGATCGAGAGCACGAACGGACACTCGAACGGAATCATCCCCTGGCTGAAGACGCTCGACGCCTCCGTTGCCGCGGTCAATCAGGGTGGAAAGCGTAAAGGCGCCTGTTGCGTGTATCTCGAGCCGTGGCACGCCGACGTCGAAGAGTTTCTGGAACTGCGCGACAACACGGGCGACGAAGCTTCCAGAACCCACAATCTGAACCTTGCCAATTGGATTCCGGATCTCTTCATGAGGCGTGTGGAAGCCGACGCTGATTGGAGTCTGTTCGATCCGAAGACCGTTCCGGAACTGCCGGATCTTTACGGTGAAGAGTTCGAGCGGGCGTACGTCCGGGCGGAAGAGGCCGGGCTCGCGGTAAAAGCCATCAAGGCGCGCGAGCTGTATGCGCGAATGATGCGGACGCTCGCGCAGACCGGCAACGGGTGGATGACGTTCAAGGACAAGTCGAACCGTGCCTGTAACCAGACCGCGTTGCCGGGGCGGACCGTTCATCTGTCGAACCTCTGCACCGAAATCCTCGAGGTGACGTCGCGGGACGAAACGGCCGTCTGCAACCTTGGCTCGATCAATCTTGCCCGCCATACCGCGGCCGGCTCCGACGGCGCCGTCTCGTTCGATTTCGAGAAAATGGGCCGTACCGTGCGATGCGCGGTGTATCAGCTCGATCGCGTCATCGACTTGAATTATTACCCGATCACCGCGGCCCGGTCGTCCAATCTGCGCTGGCGGCCGGTCGGGCTCGGGGTCATGGGCCTGCAGGACGTGTTGTTTCAAATGCGGCTTTCCTTCGACGCTCCGGAGGCGCGCGCATTGTCTGCCCGCATTGCCGAAGACATTTACTACCACGCGCTCTCGGCTTCGGTGGATCTCGCGATCACGAAGGGCCGTCATCCCGCGTTCGAGGACACGAGGGCGGCGCGAGGCGAACTGCAATTCGACGCCTGGGGCATCGAACCGAGCGATCCGGCGCGATGGAGCGCGCTCCGGACGCGGATCGCGACGCATGGGCTGCGAAATTCGCTTCTGGTCGCGATCGCGCCCACCGCCACGATTGCGTCGATCGCCGGATGTTACGAATGCATCGAGCCGCAGGTCTCGAACCTGTTCAAGCGGGAAACGCTCTCCGGGGACTTTCTCCAAGTGAACCGGTATCTCGTCGCGGACCTGAAGCGGCTCGGCCTGTGGAACAGCGAGACGCGGGCGCGCCTCAAGCTGGCCGAAGGCTCCGCGCAAGGGCTCAATGAACTGCCGAGCGACCTGCGAACCCTGTATCGGACCGCCTGGGAGATTCCGATGCGGTCCCTCATCGACATGGCGGCCGATAGGGGAGCCTTCATCGACCAAAGTCAATCGCTCAATCTGTTCATTGAAAATCCGAACATCGGCCAATTGTCGAGCATGTATTTCTACGGGTGGAAGAAGGGATTGAAGACGACGTACTACCTGCGTTCCCGGCCCGCCACGCGCATCGCGAAAGCCACGGTCGACGCCGCGCCGCAAAAGTCGCCAGGCGAACGGGGCACGGACGCCGTGGCCTGTTCGCTCGAGAATCCCGGAAGCTGCGAGGCTTGCCAATGA
- a CDS encoding phage holin family protein — protein MQSAVVRIVITGIAVFLAVATVPGIEVRDMTAGVAAVLVLTILNLLIRPILLILTLPLIVLSLGLFLLVVNAILLELTAYLVKGFTVSGFWPAVGGALVISIVTSILNLFTSDSHRVEVRHSEPRPPKIINP, from the coding sequence ATGCAGTCGGCCGTCGTTCGGATCGTGATCACCGGGATCGCCGTATTTCTTGCCGTGGCGACCGTCCCGGGAATCGAGGTGCGCGATATGACGGCCGGTGTCGCCGCCGTCCTGGTGCTCACGATTCTCAATCTGTTGATCCGCCCGATCCTCTTGATTCTCACGCTGCCGTTGATCGTGCTGTCGCTCGGCCTCTTTCTGCTCGTCGTCAACGCCATTCTGCTCGAATTGACCGCCTATCTGGTCAAGGGCTTCACCGTGTCGGGGTTCTGGCCCGCGGTCGGCGGCGCCCTGGTGATCAGCATCGTGACCAGCATTCTGAACCTGTTCACGTCCGATTCTCACCGCGTCGAGGTGCGCCACTCGGAACCGCGTCCGCCCAAGATCATCAACCCATGA
- a CDS encoding antibiotic biosynthesis monooxygenase family protein, translating into MAVTLINVFSVPKGQEEAFVKWWEDVKADITSQPGFISGKFHRSLKPDSKFNFINIAIWDNEEIYWKAYEKSVTPMKAKLAQLGVEMVPALYRVAFEY; encoded by the coding sequence ATGGCGGTGACGCTGATCAACGTGTTCTCGGTTCCGAAGGGGCAGGAAGAGGCGTTCGTGAAATGGTGGGAGGACGTGAAGGCCGACATTACCTCCCAGCCTGGCTTCATCAGCGGGAAGTTTCATCGAAGCCTCAAGCCGGACAGCAAGTTCAATTTCATCAACATCGCGATTTGGGACAACGAAGAAATCTACTGGAAGGCGTATGAGAAGAGCGTCACGCCGATGAAAGCCAAGCTGGCGCAGCTGGGCGTCGAGATGGTGCCGGCGCTCTACCGCGTCGCGTTTGAATATTGA
- a CDS encoding polyprenyl synthetase family protein has translation MNIKDYLEHKQVEVDRFLDQVTPAATLPPTTLHESMRYSLMAGGKRIRPILAIAAAEAVETNPPGLMAVACSLEFIHTYSLIHDDLPSMDNDDFRRGKPTNHKVYGDAMAILAGDALLTMAFDLCSRPDLMKGCDPTRQVRLIQELAYGSGHAGMVGGQVFDIQAENRDIDLAALQNIHKHKTGMLIRAAVRMGAIAAGATDRQLNDMTGYAEDIGLAFQVADDVLNVTGTREELGKNPNTDAERGKKTYPTFYGVDGAKKFADECVARAIGRLSSFGQSADPLREIARYITSRKN, from the coding sequence ATGAACATCAAGGATTATCTCGAACACAAACAGGTCGAAGTCGATCGGTTTCTCGATCAGGTTACGCCGGCCGCGACGCTGCCCCCGACCACGCTTCACGAAAGCATGCGCTACAGCCTCATGGCGGGTGGAAAACGGATCCGCCCGATCCTGGCGATCGCGGCGGCTGAGGCGGTGGAAACCAACCCGCCCGGCTTGATGGCGGTCGCCTGCTCCCTGGAATTCATCCATACCTATTCGCTGATCCACGACGATCTGCCGTCGATGGACAACGACGACTTTCGCCGCGGCAAGCCGACCAACCACAAAGTGTACGGCGATGCCATGGCGATCCTGGCCGGCGATGCGCTGCTCACGATGGCCTTCGATCTCTGCAGCCGGCCCGATCTGATGAAGGGCTGCGATCCGACCAGACAAGTCCGTTTGATTCAGGAGCTAGCCTATGGCTCCGGTCACGCCGGCATGGTCGGGGGACAGGTATTCGACATTCAGGCGGAAAACCGGGACATCGACTTGGCCGCGCTCCAGAACATCCATAAACACAAAACCGGCATGCTGATCCGCGCCGCGGTACGAATGGGCGCGATCGCGGCCGGAGCCACCGACCGCCAACTCAACGACATGACGGGCTACGCTGAGGACATCGGACTGGCCTTTCAAGTCGCCGACGACGTGCTGAACGTCACCGGCACCCGGGAAGAGCTGGGCAAGAATCCGAACACGGACGCCGAGCGCGGCAAGAAGACCTATCCGACCTTTTATGGAGTCGACGGCGCAAAGAAGTTCGCCGACGAATGCGTGGCCCGGGCGATCGGCCGCCTGTCCTCCTTCGGCCAATCCGCCGATCCGCTTCGCGAGATCGCCCGATACATCACGTCCAGAAAGAACTGA
- the hpnA gene encoding hopanoid-associated sugar epimerase — MKVLVTGASGFVGGAVARALVQAGTEVRLLVRADSDRQNFDGLPVEPVTGDLRDQASLRRALSGCRQLYHIAAHYALWAKDPSIFYDVNVTGTKNMLEAARSVGIERTVYCSTIGAIGLPPEGGVGTETTPVSLDQMAGHYKRSKFLAEQEVLKLAKDGLPVVIVNPSAPVGAGDVKPTPTGQVIVDFMKGRMPAYIETGMNLIDVDDVAAGHLLAMEKGRQGERYILGNKNLMLREVFEILSRLTGVKAPTLRLPRLAVLPLAYGNQWIAALTGRTPRIPLEGVKMAKYKMHYDCSKALRELGLPQTPPEVALEKAVRWFRTHGYAS; from the coding sequence ATGAAGGTTCTCGTCACAGGAGCCAGCGGGTTCGTCGGAGGCGCGGTGGCGCGTGCACTGGTGCAAGCCGGGACCGAGGTTCGCCTGCTCGTCCGCGCCGACTCGGATCGGCAGAACTTCGACGGATTACCGGTGGAACCCGTCACCGGCGATCTGAGGGACCAGGCCTCATTGCGCCGGGCCCTGTCCGGCTGCCGGCAGCTCTACCACATCGCCGCCCACTATGCCCTGTGGGCCAAGGACCCGTCCATTTTTTACGACGTCAACGTGACCGGCACAAAGAACATGCTGGAGGCGGCCCGTTCGGTCGGCATCGAACGCACCGTCTATTGCAGCACGATCGGCGCGATCGGATTGCCGCCCGAGGGCGGAGTCGGCACGGAGACGACGCCCGTATCTTTGGATCAGATGGCCGGGCACTACAAGCGCTCCAAGTTTCTGGCGGAGCAGGAGGTCTTGAAACTGGCGAAAGACGGACTGCCCGTGGTGATCGTGAATCCGAGCGCGCCCGTGGGAGCCGGCGACGTCAAGCCGACGCCGACCGGGCAAGTGATCGTCGATTTCATGAAGGGGCGCATGCCCGCCTACATCGAAACCGGCATGAACTTGATCGACGTCGACGACGTGGCGGCCGGCCACCTGCTGGCCATGGAGAAAGGCCGGCAAGGCGAACGGTACATCCTGGGAAACAAGAATTTGATGCTCCGCGAAGTCTTCGAGATCCTCAGTCGATTGACCGGCGTCAAGGCGCCTACCCTGCGGCTGCCGAGGCTGGCCGTGCTTCCCCTGGCCTACGGCAACCAATGGATCGCCGCACTGACCGGCCGGACGCCGCGCATTCCTCTTGAAGGCGTGAAGATGGCCAAGTACAAGATGCATTATGATTGCAGCAAGGCCCTGCGCGAACTCGGCCTTCCTCAAACCCCTCCGGAAGTAGCGTTGGAAAAAGCGGTGCGATGGTTTCGAACACATGGTTACGCCTCATGA
- a CDS encoding c-type cytochrome produces MKKRVIRVVIVVCLVALGMVGWVGYQLFTTGFSAKTEPHRLEVLMARQIRHLAVPIAQRNAPNPVPLTPAVLKDARAHFADHCAICHANDGSGRTPIGKNVYPKAPDLREADTQSMSDGELFWAIHNGIRFTAMPAWGDDEPEKDMDSWKLVHFIRHLPNLTPEELDEMKGLNPKTRHEMEEEAEYDKFLEGDDTVGQADGHHH; encoded by the coding sequence ATGAAAAAACGGGTGATCAGAGTCGTCATCGTGGTCTGCCTCGTGGCGCTCGGCATGGTCGGGTGGGTCGGTTATCAGCTTTTTACCACCGGTTTCAGCGCGAAGACGGAGCCTCATCGTCTCGAGGTCCTGATGGCACGGCAAATCCGCCATCTAGCCGTTCCGATCGCCCAGAGGAACGCCCCGAATCCTGTGCCGTTGACTCCCGCGGTCCTCAAAGATGCTCGGGCGCACTTTGCCGACCATTGCGCCATTTGCCACGCCAATGACGGCAGTGGACGGACGCCGATCGGCAAGAACGTCTATCCCAAAGCCCCTGATCTGCGCGAGGCGGACACACAGTCGATGTCCGACGGAGAGTTATTCTGGGCCATCCACAATGGCATCCGTTTCACTGCCATGCCGGCCTGGGGCGACGATGAGCCGGAAAAGGACATGGACAGTTGGAAACTGGTTCATTTCATCCGGCATCTTCCCAACCTGACTCCCGAGGAACTCGACGAGATGAAGGGCCTCAACCCGAAGACCAGGCACGAAATGGAAGAGGAAGCCGAATACGACAAGTTTCTGGAAGGGGACGATACCGTCGGACAGGCCGACGGCCATCACCATTGA
- a CDS encoding carotenoid biosynthesis protein: MDIAVLFFNTILLRPYVFVFLAGFLISAIQLLGWPRAWRLWLISWLTAFVCEFSSTRTGIPFGWYFYTGSTAGQELYFSNIPFMDSISFSFLLYAAYCTALCVVLPCDRTDSASRLQPLRFDLAVRSGWQALLLTSLLFAAIDMVIDPVALRGDRWFLGKLYYYAEDGAHFGVPLSNYAGWMVVGLISLAIYFPLDRRLPPLAVRPGVATTHRVLLGVGLYYGVLLFNLSVTFWIGETTLGFSGALMFLPLTIVLVLRLAAPRKQPVAGNEPTEFV; the protein is encoded by the coding sequence ATGGACATTGCCGTCCTTTTCTTCAACACCATCCTGCTCCGACCCTATGTGTTCGTTTTCCTGGCCGGGTTCCTGATCTCCGCGATTCAATTGCTCGGATGGCCGCGAGCCTGGCGGCTCTGGCTGATCAGCTGGTTGACCGCTTTCGTCTGCGAGTTTTCTTCGACCAGAACGGGGATCCCGTTCGGCTGGTACTTCTACACGGGTTCCACAGCCGGCCAGGAGCTGTACTTTTCGAATATTCCGTTCATGGATTCGATCTCGTTCAGCTTCTTGCTGTATGCGGCCTATTGCACGGCGCTGTGTGTCGTGTTGCCGTGTGACCGAACGGATTCAGCCTCCCGGCTGCAGCCTCTCCGCTTCGACCTCGCTGTCCGCAGCGGGTGGCAGGCGCTCCTGTTGACCTCGCTGTTGTTCGCCGCGATCGACATGGTGATCGACCCGGTCGCGTTGCGCGGCGACCGCTGGTTCCTGGGCAAACTCTACTACTATGCGGAAGACGGCGCGCACTTCGGCGTCCCTCTGTCGAATTACGCCGGCTGGATGGTCGTGGGCCTCATTTCCCTCGCCATCTATTTTCCACTGGACCGCCGCCTGCCTCCGCTTGCCGTCCGTCCGGGAGTCGCGACTACACACCGAGTCCTGCTGGGAGTCGGGCTGTACTATGGTGTGCTGCTGTTTAATTTGAGCGTCACGTTCTGGATTGGCGAGACGACCCTCGGTTTTTCCGGAGCCTTGATGTTTCTTCCACTCACCATTGTGCTCGTGCTTCGCCTCGCCGCGCCCCGCAAACAGCCGGTCGCTGGCAATGAACCCACGGAATTTGTATAG